cttaacaattcaacaaatattttaaaaatttccatacaaatccataattttcataaatttgtaaCTCACCACTCACAACACCAAATTCACCATACCaacattttgataaaatttgaactTATACCACATTTGCCAACAAATTCTATACTCAtacttacatttttaattttaatgataaattCCAAACTCACCTCTATCAAAATGCaaactcaccacaccaaaatttttgaaaattcaatcaattttttccaaaaacttcattacttaaacaaaaaacgtgCTTTCTAACGACTTATTtatttacctttaaaaaaaaaatggaaattcaccacaccaaaaattatgaaaattttaacaaaatttttaaaaaatttaaacatattccttatttttaaacaaattctatactcatttcaacatttttttcacttttctgATGAATTTTAAACTCACCTCTAACAAATTGAAATTCACCactctaaaaattttgaaaaatttattaaattttatttcgtatttaattacaaaaacaaaatccataatttatgataattttttaactCACCACTAACAAATGGAAATTTAccacacaaaaatttttataaaatatgaaattataacaCATTTTCTGACAAATTCTGTAACTATAATGTTGTTTAATGACTTTTTGGTTAATTTCTATACTCACCTCTAACAAATTGAAATTCACcacactaaaaattttaaatttttatgaaaaatcatttgatatttaattacaaaaacaaaatcgctACTTTCTGATCTTTTTTGTATTCACCACTAACAATTGAAAATTCACCacaccaaaaattttaaatttttttcgaaaatcatggaaaatctaaacaaataaaacatattttatgctTTTCCatactttttttgatatttttaatcatttttaaccCACCACTAACAATTGGAAATTCACCAcaccatattttttttaaaattttacaaaaaaaattgtttttttttcaaaatttttggttttatttttttcaattcctTTGAGTCCGGGTTATTGAACTTCATTAATTcacctctctctctctctcttgtaTAACTGTCACTTGCTCTCTTCTTTTTTGCACTAAATTGCTCATTTTACTCTCACCTTTATGTTTTCTCAATtgcacttttattttcattgtatttttttctcactTTTACATCAATGTCTTTAAAACTCTCACATTCATTTTCTCTCTTTCATACACCTTTCTCTTGTTTGtcattttgtcattttatttgaTGTGTATGTTGTTGCAAAATTTCGAAatcattaaaactaaaaattattctttttttactcTCTTCATtgcattttctaaaaatcaaaTCACCTCGACgtttcaaaaatgttaaattttcttataatttgctttttaaaaaaaaaaattgtttttttgtttcgaaaaattttatttaattttgtgttgCTCCACTTTTATCGAAaaccaacacaacaacaaccacGACCACAAATCTATAGACAGGGATAGCAAAGAAAAAGACAAAGATAAATCGGGCAATAATTTGGCCGTGCCAAGACTGTCAGTGTGTGCCGATGCTCAGAAAGTGGATAGGGCGAAATTGGCGCAAACCGAATTCAATATAATAGAATTTGATCCGGATACATTTAGAGTTTTACTGGATTATTTGCATACGGGGACATGTCCTTTGACCTGTGTTTCCATACCGggtaagttttttatttcggttattttcctcaaaattttaaatattttattgttttctttaaggTCTTCTATGTGCGGCGGAACATTATGATTTACCCGAACTGCTGCAGGCGTGTTTTCATCACTGTAAACAGTTTTTGCGCATAGAGGTGGTGTGCCCCATGCTGATTTCTTTGGAGAACTATTATTGGCGTTATACCTCGGCCTCGGAATTGGTGAATATGATTTTATCCTTTGTGGAAAATAAGGCTCATGGTCTCTTCAAATGTCCCGAGTTCCTTAATCTCTCCGAGTCCATGGTACAGATGATCATGTGCCGCGAACTGCAGTGTCCTGAAATACGCAAATTTGAGGCCATGTTGGCCTGGGCTCGCAACAAGGTTTCCAAAATGAAAATCCAACCCAATCGTGATACTCAATTTGAATTTGAATGCATAATGGATAGATTAACGCGAGATTTGGAACTCTGTCGCATTTCACCCACAGAACTTTTATCCATAGTCTTACCCTCTAAGGCCTTGAAAAATGAA
Above is a window of Lucilia cuprina isolate Lc7/37 unplaced genomic scaffold, ASM2204524v1 Scaffold_4928, whole genome shotgun sequence DNA encoding:
- the LOC111687987 gene encoding uncharacterized protein LOC111687987, translating into MLISLENYYWRYTSASELVNMILSFVENKAHGLFKCPEFLNLSESMVQMIMCRELQCPEIRKFEAMLAWARNKVSKMKIQPNRDTQFEFECIMDRLTRDLELCRISPTELLSIVLPSKALKNERIMETLMMQVNLGTYRMQELDEYRQQLRSQESAEATVQVHRGG